The stretch of DNA CAAAACGATTTCCGCTCACACAAATACTCGTCACAGCACCAGCGCCGCTTGTCCCAAAGGAGCACCATCACGCCCGCGACCGGAATGTCGCGCAGCTTCCGACAGCGGCGCTCCTTGACCCGGGAAGCGATCACTCCGCAGCTCGGGCACCCCGGCGGGAACGTGGACTCCACAGTGACGTTGCGGATCCCGCCCGGGAGCAGAACGGTGCCGACGACCCGGTAATCAGGCAGGTTGAAGATCAAGCTGGCAGCATCATGGCCAGCCCCAGTAGGCTCTAACAAGGCTCGTGGTTCCTGTTCGGGTTGAATGCGTAGTAACACTCATCCCAGCAGGACCACGAGTCCTCTGCTTGCTACAACACGAACCTATTTCCCCGGGAACCGCGAAGAGCCGTTAAGAACATTCCGCGGATCTCATGGCCGCCTCCGAGATCATCGGCTCCTACCACGATCTTTGGCGGCCCTTCGCCATCAACGGCAGCACCCAGACCTTCGCCCCCGTCA from Pseudarthrobacter siccitolerans encodes:
- a CDS encoding transposase family protein, with product MIFNLPDYRVVGTVLLPGGIRNVTVESTFPPGCPSCGVIASRVKERRCRKLRDIPVAGVMVLLWDKRRWCCDEYLCERKSFCEATPQIPRRARSTRWLRDLLVDAVIDSGRAVSETAMAFGISWLAGPAGHR